Proteins encoded within one genomic window of Oryza brachyantha chromosome 7, ObraRS2, whole genome shotgun sequence:
- the LOC102718754 gene encoding UMP-CMP kinase 3, translated as MGSVVDAPAVVVEEGVAENMLGGKKVTVVFVLGGPGSGKGTQCANIVEHFGFTHLSAGDLLRAEIKSGSENGTMIENMIKEGKIVPSEVTIKLLQEAMIKNENDKFLIDGFPRNEENRAAFENVTKISPAFVLFFDCSEEEMERRLLGRNQGRVDDNIETIRKRFKVFVESSLPVIEHYNAKDKVKKIDAAKPIAQVFEDVKAIFAPYAKAA; from the exons ATGGGTTCAGTTGTGGATGCTCCAGCGGTTGTGGTGGAGGAG GGGGTTGCTGAGAATATGTTGGGTGGTAAGAAAGTTACAGTTGTATTTGTTCTAG GTGGTCCTGGAAGTGGAAAAGGAACACAGTGTGCCAACATTGTCGAGCATTTTGGATTCACCCATCTAAGCGCTGGAGACCTTTTGCGTGCAGAGATAAAATCTGGTTCTGAGAATGG AACTATGATTGAGAACATGATAAAGGAGGGAAAGATTGTTCCTTCAGAGGTTACTATAAAGCTCTTGCAGGAAGCCATGATAAAAAATGAGAACGATAAGTTCCTAATAGACGGGTTTCCAAGGAATGAAGAGAATCGTGCTGCCTTCGAGAATGTT ACAAAAATTTCTCCTGCATTTGTGCTATTCTTTGACTGTTCTGAAGAAGAGATGGAAAGACGTCTTTTGGGACGCAATCAG GGTAGAGTTGATGACAACATTGAGACTATCAGGAAAAGATTCAAGGTTTTTGTTGAATCGAGTTTGCCTGTTATTGAGCATTACAATGCGAAAGACAAAGTTAAAAAG ATTGATGCTGCAAAACCAATTGCTCAAGTGTTTGAAGATGTCAAAGCCATTTTTGCCCCATATGCTAAG GCTGCATAG
- the LOC102716433 gene encoding SKP1-like protein 11, producing MALGNREAAGEKLVPEALEKAAPEAAVEGADEREEKGSDRMIHLKSNDGRPYDVSEAAARMSKFIAKMIDDNCADPYIPLYNVDYKTLALLMRYCDKHTADTADEEGLKAWDKDFINGLDKDSIFKVIMASNYLYIDVLLDLACKKIADMIRGKTPEEIREAFNIRNDLTEEEEKEIRQEHAWAFV from the coding sequence ATGGCGTTGGGGAACCGAGAGGCCGCGGGGGAGAAGCTGGTGCCGGAGGCGTTGGAgaaggcggcgccggaggcggcggtggagggggcGGACGAGCGGGAGGAGAAGGGGAGCGACAGGATGATCCACCTGAAGAGCAACGATGGCAGGCCGTATGATGtgtcggaggcggcggcgaggatgtcCAAGTTCATCGCGAAAATGATCGACGACAACTGCGCCGACCCGTACATCCCGCTCTACAACGTCGACTACAAGACCCTCGCCCTGCTGATGCGGTACTGCGACAAGCACACTGCCGAcaccgccgacgaggagggaCTCAAGGCCTGGGACAAGGACTTCATCAACGGGCTGGACAAGGACTCCATCTTCAAAGTCATCATGGCCTCCAACTACCTCTACATCGATGTGCTCCTCGACCTCGCCTGCAAGAAGATCGCCGACATGATAAGGGGCAAGACACCCGAGGAGATCCGCGAGGCTTTCAACATTCGCAACGACCtcaccgaggaggaggagaaggagatcCGCCAGGAGCACGCCTGGGCCTTCGTCTAG
- the LOC102716709 gene encoding SKP1-like protein 13, with protein sequence MADQGVEMAVLPVEKTGEVSEEAVEKVAEEVEKVEPEVEMVVFPVGKVPAPAPEAEGTGRMITLKSSDGALIEVAEASARLSKIIGKRIDDGRTDPYILLPAVDTATLEKMIAYCNQHADKKSDTVEEKEYLKNWDKTFIDELAGDTGFLVKVIVASTDFKIDGLLDLASQRVTEAVKEKSLEEILKAFNVSE encoded by the coding sequence ATGGCGGATCAGGGGGTGGAGATGGCGGTGCTTCCCGTGGAGAAGACTGGAGAGGTgtcggaggaggcggtggagaaggtggcggaggaggtggagaaggTGGAGCCGGAGGTGGAGATGGTGGTGTTTCCCGTGGGGAaggtgccggcgccggcgccggaggcggaggggacCGGCAGGATGATCACCCTCAAGAGCTCGGACGGCGCCCTGATCGAGGTGGCggaggcgtcggcgaggcTGTCCAAGATCATCGGGAAAAGGATCGACGACGGCCGCACCGACCCGTACATCTTACTACCCGCAGTCGACACCGCGACCCTCGAGAAGATGATCGCGTACTGCAACCAGCACGCCGACAAGAAGTCCGACACCGTCGAGGAGAAAGAGTACCTCAAGAACTGGGACAAGACCTTCATCGACGAGCTGGCCGGCGACACGGGCTTCCTCGTCAAGGTCATCGTGGCCTCCACCGACTTCAAGATCGATGGACTCCTCGACCTCGCCTCCCAGAGGGTCACCGAGGCGGTCAAGGAAAAGAGCCTCGAGGAGATCCTCAAGGCCTTCAACGTCAGCGAGTAG
- the LOC102716990 gene encoding uncharacterized protein LOC102716990 has translation MAAGNGEAAGASAAEKKVECAMVSEAAEEVAAVDEVVLDAAEKLQPEVVEEVLKVEVGKREEEEESGRMITLKSSDGELLDVTEASARQSQIFTQLIDSGSADPHILLPIVDAETLKKVIEYCDKHATDSDNEELENWDETFINELYEDRERLFEVIKASNYLCIDGLLNLTCDKVADTLKTKTLEEIREAYSIHNDLTEEEKEEIRRENAWAFKRRSKGVKRMQSDHREESGRMITLKSSDGALIEVAEASARLSKTIGNKIDDGRTYPYILLPEVDAATLEKIIAYCNQHADKKSDTVEEKEYLKNWDKTFIDEVAGDTGFLVKVVTASTYLKIDGLHDLACLRVTEAVKEKSLEEILKAFNVSE, from the exons ATGGCGGCGGGGAACGGAGAGGCCGCgggggcgtcggcggcggagaagaagGTAGAGTGCGCGATGGTGTCGGAGGCtgcggaggaggtggcggcggtggacgagGTGGTGTTGGATGCGGCGGAGAAGCTGCAgccggaggtggtggaggaggtgttgaaggtggaggtggggaagcgggaggaggaggaggaaagcgGCAGGATGATCACCCTGAAGAGCTCGGATGGCGAGCTGCTCGATGTGACggaggcgtcggcgaggcAGTCCCAGATCTTCACGCAATTGATCGACTCCGGCAGCGCCGACCCGCACATCCTGCTGCCCATCGTCGACGCCGAGACCCTCAAGAAGGTGATCGAGTACTGCGACAAGCACGCCACCGACAGCGACAACGAAGAGCTCGAGAACTGGGACGAGACATTCATCAACGAGCTGTACGAGGACAGGGAGCGCCTCTTCGAGGTCATCAAGGCCTCCAACTACCTCTGCATCGACGGACTCCTCAACCTCACCTGCGACAAGGTGGCCGACACGCTCAAAACCAAGACCCTCGAGGAGATCCGCGAGGCCTACAGCATTCACAACGACCTCaccgaggaggagaaggaggagatcCGCCGGGAGAACGCATGGGCCTTCAAGCGTCGGAGTAAAGGAGTAAAACGCATGCAATCCG ACCATCGGGAGGAGAGCGGCAGGATGATCACCCTGAAGAGCTCGGACGGCGCCCTGATCGAGGTGGCGGAGGCGTCGGCAAGGCTGTCCAAGACCATCGGGAACAAGATCGACGACGGCCGCACCTACCCGTACATCTTACTCCCCGAAGTCGACGCCGCGACCCTCGAGAAGATAATCGCGTACTGCAACCAGCACGCCGACAAGAAGTCCGACACCGTCGAGGAGAAAGAGTACCTCAAGAACTGGGACAAGACCTTCATCGACGAGGTGGCCGGCGACACGGGCTTCCTCGTCAAGGTCGTCACGGCCTCCACCTACCTCAAGATCGATGGACTCCACGACCTCGCCTGCCTGAGGGTCACCGAGGCGGTCAAGGAAAAGAGCCTCGAGGAGATCCTCAAGGCCTTCAACGTCAGCGAGTAG
- the LOC102717543 gene encoding SKP1-like protein 11 has translation MAAGNGGAAGVSAAEKKVECAMVSEAAEKVAAVDEVVLDAAEKLEPEVVEEAPALEVGKREEEEEEEKESGRMITLKSSDGELLDVTEASARQSQIFTQLIESGSADPHILLPIVDAETLKKVIEYCDKHATDGDNEELENWDETFINELYEDRERLFEVIRASNYLCIDGLLNLTCDKVADTLKSKTLQEIREAYNIHNDLTEEEEEEIRRENAWAFKGQSKGVKRMQSRKP, from the coding sequence ATGGCGGCGGGGAACGGAGGGGCCGCGGGGgtgtcggcggcggagaagaagGTAGAGTGCGCGATGGTGTCGGAGGCTGCGGagaaggtggcggcggtggacgagGTGGTGTTGGATGCGGCGGAGAAGCTGGAgccggaggtggtggaggaggcgccggcgtTGGAGGTGGGgaagcgggaggaggaggaggaggaggagaaggagagcgGCAGGATGATCACGCTGAAGAGCTCGGATGGCGAGCTGCTCGATGTGACggaggcgtcggcgaggcAGTCCCAGATCTTCACGCAATTGATCGAGTCCGGCAGCGCCGACCCGCACATCCTGTTGCCCATCGTCGACGCTGAGACCCTCAAGAAGGTGATCGAGTACTGCGACAAGCACGCCACCGACGGCGACAACGAAGAGCTCGAGAACTGGGACGAGACGTTCATCAACGAGCTGTACGAGGACAGGGAGCGCCTCTTCGAGGTCATCAGGGCCTCCAACTACCTCTGCATCGACGGACTCCTCAACCTCACCTGCGACAAGGTGGCCGACACGCTCAAGAGCAAGACCCTCCAGGAGATCCGCGAGGCCTACAACATTCACAACGATCtcaccgaggaggaggaggaggagatccgCCGGGAGAACGCCTGGGCCTTCAAGGGTCAGAGCAAAGGAGTGAAACGCATGCAATCCCGTAAGCCGTAG
- the LOC102717818 gene encoding subtilisin-like protease, with protein MGCISATARINQQHHVAIDRQSSSSLQLDPVLVQAMASLLPILLLTAFLPARPALCYVGIGATLQKNATKSSASGRGSGTYIVLVEPPPHGHGDGEDDLHRWHESFLPLSHLSGSGDDRRLVHSYSEVFSGFAARLTDEELDAVSKKPGFVRAFRDRTLQLMTTHTPEFLGLRRGAGFWRDAGYGKGVVVGVLDTGIHASHPSFDDHGVPPPPARWKGSCRSSAARCNNKLVGAKSLVGDNDTSDGVGHGTHTSSTAAGNFVDGAAMDGLGAGTAAGIAPGAHIAMYKVCTDEGCSGAALLAGQDEAIKDGVDVLSLSLGANQVFQYDEDPIAIGAFSAVAKGIVVVCAAGNNGPGTATLSNEAPWLLTVTAGSVDRQFSAVTRLGSGKLIDGEGLNQTTRNSSSKSYPLFYSEDQRVCYLVGNGSINGKIVLCQLTSGYPAEALVGNMKGAGAAGVVLINSDIDGYTTVLEDFSSGVVQVSVADGDSIAEYAASGKAVATITFNNTLLGVRPAPTVTSFSSRGPSVLNPGILKPDILAPGLNILAAWPSPVGVGAASFNVLSGTSMATPHVSGVAALVKSAHPDWSPAAIKSAIMTTSDAVDSTGGPILDEQHSRAGAFSTGAGHVNPTRAADPGLVYDLGVTDYAGYICALLGDHALAIIVRNASLSCKDLPKVPEMQLNYPTITVSLEGKPSTVNRTVTNVGPARSKYTANVTMPAGSSVTVRVSPEKLVFSKAGEKKTFSVTASGRMSGQQQLVEEGSLSWVSRKHVVRSPVVVTAGASIPPPGPGGSRRSDD; from the exons ATGGGTTGCATTTCAGCTACT GCGCGTATAAACCAGCAGCACCATGTCGCGATCGATCGGCAGTCATCTTCCTCGCTGCAGCTCGATCCAGTCCTCGTGCAGGCCATGGCGTCCTTGCTCCCAATTCTGTTGCTCACCGCCTTCCTGCCGGCTAGACCTGCGCTCTGCTATGTCGGTATAGGTGCAACGCTACAGAAAAATGCCACgaaatcttcagcttcaggtCGTGGAAGTGGAACCTACATCGTGCTCGTCgaaccgccgccgcacggccatggcgatggcgaggacGACCTCCACCGGTGGCACGAATCTTTCTTGCCGTTGAGTCAcctctccggctccggcgacgaccgacgccTCGTACACTCCTACAGCGAGGTGTTCAGCGGTTTCGCGGCGAGGCTCACCGACGAGGAGCTCGACGCGGTGTCCAAGAAGCCTGGGTTCGTGCGCGCGTTCCGGGACCGGACGCTGCAGCTGATGACGACGCACACGCCGGAGTTCCTCGGCCTGAGGAGGGGCGCCGGGTTCTGGAGGGACGCCGGCTACGGGAAGGGGGTCGTCGTCGGGGTTCTCGACACCGGCATCCACGCGTCGCACCCTTCCTTCGACGACCAcggcgtgccgccgccgccggcgaggtggaaGGGTTCATGCAGAAGCTCCGCCGCCCGGTGCAACAACAAGCTCGTCGGCGCCAAGTCGCTTGTCGGCGACAATGACACCAGCGATGGCGTGGGGCACGGCACGCACACCTCGTCCACGGCCGCCGGAAACttcgtcgacggcgccgcgaTGGACGGTCTCGGCGCGGGCACCGCCGCCGGGATCGCTCCTGGTGCGCACATCGCCATGTACAAAGTGTGCACCGACGAGGGGTGCAGCGGGGCGGCCTTGCTGGCCGGACAAGATGAGGCGATCAAGGATGGCGTCGACgtgctctccctctccctcggcgCCAACCAGGTTTTCCAATACGATGAGGACCCGATCGCCATCGGTGCATTCAGCGCAGTGGCCAAGGGCATCGTCGTGGTGTGCGCCGCCGGCAACAATGGCCCGGGGACGGCGACGCTTAGCAACGAAGCGCCGTGGTTGCTCACGGTGACCGCCGGCTCAGTCGACCGGCAGTTCTCGGCCGTCACCAGGCTCGGCTCCGGAAAGCTCATCGACGGCGAGGGGCTTAATCAGACGACGAGGAATTCAAGCAGCAAGTCGTATCCTCTGTTCTACTCAGAGGACCAGCGCGTCTGCTACCTCGTGGGCAACGGCAGCATCAACGGCAAGATCGTGCTTTGCCAATTGACCTCGGGCTATCCGGCCGAGGCCCTCGTCGGTAACATGaagggcgccggcgccgccggcgtggtgCTGATCAACAGCGACATCGACGGCTACACGACCGTTCTCGAGGATTTCAGCTCCGGCGTGGTGCAGGTGTCCGTGGCCGACGGCGACAGCATCGCGGAGTACGCGGCGTCGGGAAAGGCCGTGGCGACCATCACGTTCAACAACACGTTGCTCGGCGTTCGTCCCGCTCCCACCGTCACGTCGTTCTCGTCCCGGGGGCCGAGCGTCCTCAACCCCGGCATCCTCAAGCCGGACATTCTGGCGCCAGGTCTCAACATCCTCGCCGCGTGGCCATCTCCGGTCGGCGTCGGTGCCGCGTCTTTCAACGTCTTATCCGGCACGTCCATGGCGACGCCGCACGTcagcggcgtggcggcgcttGTCAAGAGCGCGCACCCGGACTGGTCGCCGGCCGCCATCAAGTCGGCCATCATGACGACGTCCGACGCGGTGGACAGCACCGGCGGGCCAATCCTGGACGAGCAGCACTCCAGGGCCGGAGCGTtctccaccggcgccggccacgTGAACCCGACGAGGGCCGCCGACCCGGGCCTGGTCTACGACCTCGGCGTCACCGACTACGCCGGCTACATCTGCGCGCTCCTAGGCGACCACGCCCTGGCGATCATCGTGCGCAACGCGAGCTTGAGCTGCAAGGATCTTCCCAAGGTGCCGGAGATGCAGCTGAACTACCCGACGATCACGGTGTCGTTGGAGGGGAAGCCGTCGACGGTGAACCGGACGGTGACGAACGTGGGGCCGGCGAGGTCGAAGTACACGGCGAACGTGACGATGCCCGCCGGGTCGTCGGTGACGGTGCGCGTCTCCCCGGAGAAGCTGGTGTTCTCCAAGGCCGGGGAGAAGAAGACGTTCAGCGTGACGGCGAGCGGGAGGATGAGCGGGCAGCAGCAACTGGTGGAGGAAGGGAGCCTGAGCTGGGTGTCGAGGAAGCACGTCGTGCGGAGCCCGGTGGTGGTCACCGCCGGTGCTTCCATTCCGCCGCCGGGTCCCGGTGGGAGTCGCCGCAGCGACGACTGA